Proteins from one Bartonella sp. HY328 genomic window:
- a CDS encoding type II toxin-antitoxin system death-on-curing family toxin — translation MTLYLRPIEAEAIHKDQIARYGGGDGIRDYGLFEAALYRPQQGYYSSLLQEAAALSESLGQNHPFIDGNKRTAFAVTYTFLAINNIKITANADDIFDFIIKQYDAKAFTFANLEKWLIHNTK, via the coding sequence ATGACTTTATATTTACGGCCAATTGAAGCGGAAGCTATTCATAAAGACCAAATCGCACGTTATGGCGGCGGTGATGGTATTCGCGATTATGGCTTGTTTGAAGCTGCCCTTTATCGGCCGCAACAGGGTTATTATTCTAGCCTTTTACAAGAAGCGGCTGCTCTTTCGGAAAGCTTAGGGCAAAACCACCCCTTTATTGATGGTAATAAGCGTACGGCTTTTGCCGTTACCTATACATTTTTAGCGATCAATAACATTAAAATAACAGCGAATGCTGATGACATATTTGATTTTATTATTAAGCAGTATGATGCAAAAGCATTTACATTTGCTAATCTTGAAAAATGGCTCATTCATAATACTAAATAG
- the bfr gene encoding bacterioferritin: MKGDARVIERLNEALFLELGAVNQYWMHYRLTEDWGLTKLAKKEREESIEEMNHADKLVKRIIFLEGHPNMQTLAPLRIGQTVKEVLECDLAGEYEARESYRKSREICAELSDHVSKQLFDELLADEEGHIDFLETQLELLNKMGEAMYIQLNAGSADVAE; this comes from the coding sequence ATGAAAGGCGACGCAAGAGTTATAGAGCGGCTTAATGAAGCCCTCTTTTTAGAATTGGGCGCAGTAAACCAATATTGGATGCATTATCGCTTGACTGAAGATTGGGGCTTGACCAAGCTTGCTAAAAAAGAGCGCGAAGAATCCATTGAAGAAATGAACCATGCTGATAAGCTGGTAAAGCGCATTATTTTCCTTGAAGGCCATCCAAATATGCAGACTCTTGCGCCATTGCGCATTGGTCAAACAGTTAAAGAAGTATTGGAATGTGATCTAGCTGGCGAATATGAAGCTCGCGAATCTTACCGTAAGTCACGTGAAATTTGCGCAGAACTATCTGACCATGTATCCAAACAGCTTTTTGATGAACTACTTGCTGATGAAGAAGGTCATATTGACTTCCTTGAAACTCAGCTTGAGCTTTTGAATAAAATGGGTGAAGCTATGTACATTCAGCTTAATGCTGGTAGTGCAGACGTAGCTGAATAA
- the hslU gene encoding ATP-dependent protease ATPase subunit HslU, which yields MSNNFSPREIVSELDRYIIGQKDAKRAVAIALRNRWRRLQLESPMREEVMPKNILMIGPTGVGKTEISRRLARLAGAPFVKVEATKFTEIGFVGRDVEQIIRDLVEVAINLVREKKREEVRAKAEVNAEERVLDALVGKTASPSTRDSFRKKLREGELNDREIEVEVSDNSNSGAPTFDIPGMPGAQMGVMNIADIFGKMGGRTKTRKMTVEESFKPLMTDESDKLLDEEQVIQEALRLTENEGIVFIDEIDKIAVKNSSSTNTPREGVQRDLLPLIEGTTVSTKHGQVKTDHILFIASGAFHISKPSDLLPELQGRLPIRVELNALTREDFRAILTEPEASLIKQYIALMKTEGVTLEFAEDGIDALADIAVDLNSTIENIGARRLQTVMERVLDEISFAAPDRANTSLTIDADYVKKSVGDLAANTDLSRFIL from the coding sequence ATGAGTAATAATTTTTCTCCCCGTGAAATCGTATCGGAACTTGATCGCTATATTATTGGTCAAAAGGACGCAAAGCGTGCCGTTGCTATTGCTCTTCGTAACCGTTGGCGCCGTTTGCAATTGGAAAGCCCAATGCGCGAAGAAGTTATGCCAAAAAACATCTTAATGATTGGACCGACAGGCGTTGGTAAAACCGAAATTTCACGCCGTTTGGCGCGTCTTGCTGGTGCACCTTTTGTGAAAGTTGAAGCAACCAAATTTACTGAAATTGGTTTTGTGGGTCGTGATGTTGAGCAAATTATCCGTGATCTTGTTGAAGTAGCAATTAATCTTGTACGTGAAAAAAAGCGCGAGGAAGTTCGCGCTAAAGCCGAAGTTAATGCTGAGGAACGCGTTCTTGATGCGCTGGTTGGTAAAACTGCAAGCCCTTCAACGCGCGACTCATTCCGCAAAAAATTGCGTGAAGGTGAGCTTAATGACCGTGAAATTGAAGTTGAAGTAAGCGATAATAGCAATTCTGGTGCGCCAACTTTTGATATTCCAGGAATGCCCGGTGCCCAAATGGGGGTAATGAATATTGCTGACATTTTTGGCAAAATGGGTGGTCGTACCAAAACCCGAAAAATGACGGTTGAGGAATCTTTCAAACCATTAATGACCGATGAGTCAGATAAATTATTGGATGAAGAACAAGTCATTCAGGAAGCATTACGCCTTACAGAAAATGAAGGCATTGTGTTTATTGATGAGATCGACAAAATTGCAGTAAAGAACTCTTCTTCTACTAATACGCCGCGTGAAGGCGTGCAACGTGATCTCTTGCCATTGATTGAAGGAACAACCGTTTCAACTAAGCATGGGCAAGTTAAAACTGATCATATTTTGTTTATTGCATCGGGTGCTTTCCATATTTCCAAGCCATCGGATCTATTGCCAGAATTGCAGGGGCGTTTGCCTATTCGTGTTGAATTGAATGCGCTAACCCGTGAGGATTTCCGTGCAATTTTGACCGAGCCAGAGGCTAGCCTTATTAAGCAATATATTGCTTTGATGAAAACTGAAGGTGTGACGTTAGAATTTGCCGAAGATGGTATTGATGCTTTGGCCGATATTGCTGTCGATCTAAATTCTACGATTGAAAATATTGGTGCAAGGCGTTTGCAAACGGTTATGGAGCGTGTTTTGGATGAAATTTCCTTTGCTGCCCCTGATCGAGCTAATACCAGCCTTACCATTGACGCTGACTATGTGAAAAAGTCAGTTGGTGACCTTGCTGCCAATACTGATTTATCACGCTTCATTTTGTAA
- a CDS encoding autotransporter domain-containing protein has translation MNANFLTIAFKTVLLSSVLIFSIPAFSQSFSINSGANVTNQQVLKDQESGTIAEAGKLDVTGIAILQRGAATGVVIVNNGTIKASVRTIDTDNAVRQRHIELYNNGVIDSGNDSFRIRSDVSEGFVLIDNKGMMSSQTGQVLDFADMTSGATQISINNSGIMQALNNDAIILGAGQISIENSGAIIGSRRAINLNENGTISSFDLVNQQSGYIQSIDDAIRIGANPKGIERILITNYGSISTTGTGALAGQGIDLNNAIANSIIIKNYGRIETADADAVRPGQGGIIENWGVITGRSVSADGSSDGIDYQDSNSGTVVNREGGTIIGARHGITGKIPMRIVNEKNALILGQNGSGINYDTTAAADPMEVINYGIIRGAFNLDAVYGDGDGVDVDGSAHIENYGEIYGDGSIGTKVGDPSPATSEAIAIGGGSIINGSAAYRNALISGVDNGILVDDSDTGPAFAAMDIINYGIIEGRSGYGIRIISNDDNSINNYGVIRGTNNYAVIFGDGNDNFIYQNGSSVQGVVDGGNGNNSLTFGEVAGNFDVANIGNNSVYRNFSLVNFAAASHWQFSGTSDFQGSIVVDNSYLTLNKANLDAAHLNIGIDGIVNGSGRIQSLNMNGGQLVIDRSSDNDANFYSNADIILANGARLYVNGDDYNELLNTSGHIAMDGSPILTIDKLGGCYSQGGCTIFSAANGVSGSLTVNGSFAFLEPQLNYQPNAVILNFVRNNKNFSDFTITTNQYETAHAVDSLSSLNPVVKAIAVLNENQVSPAIFDNLSGEIYGATRTSLLINSRYIRDAMTQRMMGHGYNLPHEPVWVSTWGHSGRISGSLNNQKASNDSWGIASGFDGEIRDQLFAGIMLGYEKTNIKDVRNSKSDIDSLHIGAYAMSEINSIHLRGGFAYSYLDATSERHIWVPNLASTARDDYHGWQVQLFAEASKDFTIADKAVITPYANLAQIWLKFDDVHEHGSLARLDIAGRTDSATFTTLGFRSQMTINAMLAFYTDLGWQHGFGDVDGKTINHFANTLNDFTIRAVGLDKDMAMLGTGFSVKINESNSIAFGYKGQIGSNVSDHMGQVTWKIRF, from the coding sequence GTGAACGCAAATTTTTTAACAATTGCATTTAAAACAGTACTTTTGTCATCTGTTCTTATCTTTTCAATACCAGCTTTTTCCCAAAGTTTTTCAATCAATAGTGGTGCAAATGTCACCAATCAACAAGTTTTGAAAGATCAAGAAAGCGGTACAATTGCTGAAGCTGGCAAACTCGATGTAACCGGCATTGCTATCTTGCAACGCGGCGCAGCTACCGGCGTTGTTATTGTTAATAATGGCACGATAAAAGCAAGTGTGCGTACGATAGACACCGATAATGCTGTACGTCAGCGGCACATTGAGCTTTATAATAATGGCGTAATTGATAGTGGCAATGATAGTTTTCGTATTCGCTCGGATGTAAGTGAAGGCTTCGTTCTGATTGATAATAAAGGCATGATGTCTTCCCAAACTGGTCAAGTTTTGGATTTTGCCGATATGACTAGTGGTGCAACACAGATAAGCATCAATAATAGTGGTATAATGCAGGCGCTAAATAATGACGCAATTATTTTAGGCGCGGGGCAAATTAGTATTGAGAATAGCGGAGCGATCATTGGTAGTCGGCGGGCTATTAACCTAAATGAAAATGGTACAATTTCATCGTTTGATTTGGTAAATCAGCAAAGCGGATATATTCAATCGATTGATGATGCCATTCGTATTGGTGCTAATCCTAAGGGAATTGAGAGAATTTTAATCACCAATTATGGCTCAATCTCAACTACTGGTACTGGGGCTTTAGCGGGGCAGGGTATTGACCTTAATAATGCCATTGCCAATTCTATTATCATTAAAAATTATGGCAGAATTGAAACTGCTGATGCCGATGCAGTTCGCCCGGGGCAAGGTGGGATTATTGAAAATTGGGGTGTAATCACTGGCCGTTCGGTTTCCGCCGATGGTTCGAGCGATGGTATTGATTATCAAGACAGTAATAGTGGAACAGTTGTCAACCGCGAAGGCGGTACAATAATAGGCGCAAGGCATGGTATAACAGGTAAGATCCCCATGCGCATTGTTAATGAAAAAAATGCCCTTATTTTAGGACAAAATGGTTCCGGCATTAATTATGATACGACGGCCGCTGCTGATCCTATGGAGGTTATTAATTACGGTATTATCCGTGGTGCCTTTAATCTTGACGCAGTTTATGGCGATGGTGATGGCGTTGATGTTGATGGTAGTGCCCATATTGAAAATTATGGAGAAATTTATGGCGATGGTTCTATTGGCACTAAGGTAGGTGATCCATCTCCGGCAACCAGTGAAGCCATTGCCATTGGCGGCGGCTCTATCATCAATGGTAGCGCGGCTTATCGTAATGCACTGATAAGCGGCGTTGATAATGGCATATTGGTGGATGATAGTGATACTGGCCCAGCTTTTGCCGCGATGGATATAATTAATTATGGGATTATTGAAGGGCGCTCCGGTTATGGCATCCGCATTATTAGTAATGATGATAATAGTATCAATAATTATGGTGTTATTCGCGGTACCAACAATTATGCGGTTATTTTTGGCGATGGTAATGACAACTTCATTTATCAAAATGGCTCATCGGTGCAGGGAGTTGTGGACGGGGGAAATGGCAATAATAGCCTAACTTTTGGCGAAGTGGCCGGTAATTTTGATGTCGCTAATATTGGTAATAATAGTGTTTATCGCAATTTCAGCCTAGTCAACTTTGCCGCAGCGAGCCATTGGCAATTTAGTGGCACGAGTGATTTTCAAGGCTCTATTGTGGTTGATAATTCTTATCTTACACTAAATAAGGCCAATTTAGATGCAGCCCATCTTAATATCGGAATTGACGGTATTGTTAACGGCAGTGGTCGTATTCAAAGCCTTAACATGAATGGTGGCCAGCTCGTTATAGATCGCAGCAGCGATAACGACGCTAATTTCTATAGCAATGCTGACATTATCCTTGCTAATGGCGCCCGCCTTTATGTCAATGGCGATGATTATAATGAACTTCTCAATACGAGCGGTCATATTGCGATGGATGGCAGCCCGATATTGACGATTGATAAGTTGGGCGGTTGTTATAGCCAAGGTGGTTGTACAATTTTTTCTGCTGCAAATGGGGTGAGTGGTAGTTTAACTGTTAATGGCAGTTTTGCTTTTCTTGAGCCGCAGCTAAATTATCAACCCAATGCTGTTATTTTGAATTTTGTCAGAAATAATAAAAACTTTAGTGATTTTACAATAACTACCAATCAATATGAAACCGCACATGCGGTGGATAGCTTATCGTCTTTAAATCCAGTGGTAAAGGCTATTGCTGTCTTAAACGAAAATCAAGTGTCACCGGCTATTTTTGATAATCTTAGTGGCGAAATCTATGGTGCAACGCGCACTAGCCTATTAATTAACAGCCGCTATATTCGTGATGCTATGACCCAACGCATGATGGGGCATGGTTATAATTTGCCGCATGAGCCAGTTTGGGTTTCGACTTGGGGGCATAGCGGTCGTATTAGTGGAAGTCTAAATAACCAAAAAGCAAGCAATGATAGTTGGGGGATTGCCTCAGGCTTTGACGGAGAAATTCGTGACCAGCTTTTTGCTGGTATTATGTTAGGATATGAAAAAACTAACATTAAGGATGTGCGCAATAGCAAATCAGATATTGATAGTTTGCATATTGGTGCTTATGCGATGAGTGAAATTAATAGCATTCATTTACGTGGTGGCTTTGCCTATAGCTATCTTGATGCAACAAGTGAGCGCCATATTTGGGTTCCAAATCTCGCTAGCACTGCGCGTGATGATTATCATGGTTGGCAAGTTCAGCTCTTTGCCGAGGCAAGCAAAGATTTTACCATAGCTGATAAGGCAGTCATCACACCCTATGCAAACCTTGCTCAGATTTGGTTGAAGTTTGATGACGTGCATGAGCATGGTTCCCTTGCTCGTCTTGATATTGCAGGTCGAACGGATTCGGCGACTTTCACGACGCTTGGGTTTCGCAGCCAAATGACGATTAATGCAATGCTTGCATTTTATACTGATTTGGGTTGGCAACATGGTTTTGGTGATGTTGATGGCAAAACAATCAATCACTTTGCAAATACACTAAATGACTTTACTATTCGCGCTGTCGGTCTTGATAAAGATATGGCGATGTTGGGGACGGGCTTTAGCGTTAAAATTAATGAAAGCAATAGTATCGCTTTTGGCTATAAAGGGCAGATAGGTTCGAATGTTTCCGATCATATGGGGCAAGTTACTTGGAAAATACGTTTTTAA
- the hslV gene encoding ATP-dependent protease subunit HslV — protein MIDHKPNTIYGTTIVTVRKGGKVVIAGDGQVSLGQTIMKGNARKVRRIGSCGHVIAGFAGATADAFTLLERLEAKLEQYPGQLMRASVELAKDWRTDRYLRRLEAMMLVADKNVTLALTGLGDVLEPEDGIMAIGSGGNYALAAARALADTDIDAETIARKAMKIASDICVYTNSNFTVETLDAE, from the coding sequence ATGATAGATCACAAACCAAATACAATTTACGGCACGACCATTGTTACAGTAAGAAAAGGTGGCAAGGTGGTTATTGCTGGTGATGGTCAGGTATCGCTTGGGCAAACCATTATGAAGGGAAATGCCCGCAAGGTACGCCGTATTGGTTCATGTGGCCATGTTATTGCCGGTTTTGCTGGTGCAACCGCTGATGCTTTTACTTTGCTTGAACGCCTTGAAGCAAAGCTTGAACAATATCCAGGTCAATTAATGCGAGCAAGTGTCGAACTTGCCAAAGATTGGCGTACCGACCGGTATTTGCGCCGTCTTGAGGCTATGATGTTGGTTGCCGATAAGAATGTAACCCTTGCTTTAACCGGCCTTGGTGATGTGCTAGAGCCTGAAGATGGTATTATGGCTATTGGATCGGGTGGTAATTATGCTCTTGCGGCAGCACGCGCCCTTGCTGATACCGATATTGATGCTGAAACTATTGCACGCAAAGCGATGAAAATTGCCAGCGATATTTGTGTTTACACCAATAGCAATTTCACCGTTGAAACATTGGACGCTGAATAG
- a CDS encoding DUF2059 domain-containing protein encodes MTIAKNVRRIAQKMTMPLSVAAILGLGLLPSFAQSVTEGHLQAARKAISAIHATDQFDSFLPGTARELKNELMRRDPNLQKQISDIVDEQALALVSRRADLEREAAYAYAKYFSEQELNDIAAFYNSETGKKLLSKGPEAVGETIKAFDVWRQAIAQDLAANVGKELNATFIKDGVFVDPNAPKADNEETKPATEEAKPATEEAKPATEEAKPATEEAKPATEEAKPATEEAKPATEEAKPATEEAKPATEEAKPATEEAKPATEEAKPATEEAKPATEEAKPAN; translated from the coding sequence ATGACTATTGCAAAAAATGTTCGCCGTATTGCGCAAAAAATGACTATGCCTTTATCAGTGGCAGCTATCCTAGGTTTAGGTCTATTGCCAAGCTTTGCGCAATCCGTAACGGAAGGCCATTTGCAGGCCGCTAGAAAAGCTATTTCTGCAATTCATGCGACAGATCAATTTGATTCATTCCTTCCAGGAACCGCTCGCGAATTGAAAAATGAATTAATGCGCCGCGACCCTAATTTGCAAAAACAGATTTCTGATATTGTTGATGAGCAAGCTCTGGCATTGGTTTCTCGTCGCGCTGATCTAGAGCGGGAAGCTGCCTATGCCTATGCTAAGTATTTTTCAGAGCAAGAATTGAATGATATTGCCGCATTTTATAATTCTGAAACAGGTAAAAAACTGCTAAGCAAAGGGCCTGAAGCTGTTGGCGAAACAATCAAAGCTTTTGATGTTTGGCGTCAAGCAATTGCGCAGGACTTGGCTGCTAATGTTGGTAAAGAATTAAATGCCACCTTTATAAAAGATGGTGTTTTTGTTGATCCAAATGCACCAAAAGCAGACAATGAAGAAACTAAGCCTGCAACTGAAGAAGCAAAGCCTGCAACCGAAGAAGCAAAACCTGCAACTGAAGAAGCAAAGCCTGCCACCGAAGAAGCAAAACCTGCAACCGAAGAAGCTAAGCCTGCAACCGAAGAAGCTAAGCCTGCAACCGAAGAAGCAAAACCTGCAACCGAAGAAGCAAAACCTGCAACTGAAGAAGCTAAGCCTGCAACTGAAGAAGCTAAGCCTGCAACTGAAGAAGCTAAGCCTGCAACTGAAGAAGCTAAGCCTGCAACTGAAGAAGCTAAGCCTGCAAATTAA
- a CDS encoding (2Fe-2S)-binding protein, producing MIVCQCNVLSDKEIEGIIWQFLEDDCWTLVVPGRIFNAAKKLGRCCGCFPNIVETIIKVTEAYHLAHVRDEEKVVDFLDRVRALRTKFGSMEYHERRRKSYRAA from the coding sequence ATGATAGTTTGCCAATGTAATGTCCTTAGCGATAAAGAAATTGAAGGCATTATTTGGCAATTTCTTGAAGACGATTGCTGGACCCTTGTGGTGCCTGGTCGTATATTTAATGCTGCAAAAAAGCTTGGGCGCTGTTGCGGTTGTTTCCCGAACATAGTAGAAACAATTATCAAAGTAACAGAGGCTTACCACCTCGCTCATGTTCGCGATGAAGAGAAAGTCGTTGATTTTCTTGACAGAGTTCGCGCGCTGAGAACCAAGTTCGGGAGTATGGAATACCATGAAAGGCGACGCAAGAGTTATAGAGCGGCTTAA
- the rpiA gene encoding ribose-5-phosphate isomerase RpiA, which yields MQDAQQLKIAAAAKALEYVSDGMRLGIGTGSTANEFIKLLAARVNDGLRICGVPTSQRSADLCRELSVPLATLEEMPELDLTIDGADEIGPNLSLIKGGGGALLREKIVAAASKQMLVIADSSKIVEKLGAFPLPIEVNQFGLAATKHAIEKAALTLGLSGAVRLRHDGNKPYITDGGHFILDASFGEIIQPKALADALVAIPGVVEHGMFLGLAGIAVIADEDGQISVLRS from the coding sequence ATGCAAGACGCTCAACAACTGAAAATTGCTGCTGCAGCAAAAGCACTTGAATATGTATCGGACGGTATGCGTCTTGGTATCGGAACTGGTTCAACAGCAAATGAATTTATCAAACTTCTTGCAGCAAGGGTAAATGACGGCTTGCGTATATGTGGTGTACCTACGTCACAACGCAGTGCGGATCTTTGTCGCGAACTCAGTGTTCCTTTAGCAACACTTGAAGAAATGCCTGAACTTGATTTGACCATTGACGGTGCAGACGAAATTGGCCCTAATTTAAGCCTTATAAAAGGCGGCGGCGGCGCCTTACTACGTGAAAAAATTGTTGCAGCAGCTTCAAAACAAATGCTCGTCATTGCCGATAGCTCAAAAATAGTCGAAAAACTCGGAGCATTTCCTTTACCTATTGAAGTTAATCAATTTGGCTTAGCTGCAACAAAACACGCTATTGAAAAAGCGGCGCTTACCCTTGGGCTAAGTGGCGCAGTGCGATTACGCCATGATGGCAACAAACCTTATATAACGGACGGTGGGCATTTTATTCTTGACGCAAGTTTTGGCGAAATAATTCAACCAAAGGCTCTTGCAGATGCGTTGGTCGCTATCCCTGGCGTTGTTGAACATGGTATGTTTCTTGGTCTTGCTGGCATTGCGGTTATTGCAGACGAAGATGGGCAAATATCAGTTTTACGGAGCTAA